The stretch of DNA CCTCTCGATCCGCGAGACCGACTACGTGCAGGCGGCGCGGGCGCTCGGGCGCCGCGACCTCGGCATCGCCTTTCGGCACATCTTGCCGAACTGCGTGGGCCCGCTCCTCGTGCAGGGCAGCTTCATCTTCGCCTACGCGATCCTCGCCGAGGCGATCCTGGGCTTCCTCGGCGTGGGCGTGCCGCCCTACGTGCCGTCGTGGGGCAACGTGATCGCCAGCGGCAAGAACGTGATCCGCGAGGCCTTCTGGGTGAGCCTCTTCCCGGGCGTGGCCCTCACCCTCTCCGGGCTCAGCCTCAACCTGCTGGGCGACGGGCTGCGCGACACGCTGGACCCGCGGCTGCGTGTGCCGTAGTCCCTCCCGGGTCCTTTATTGACTTAACTATTTATCTGGTAGACAATTCACGTCTCTGGAGGTGGCCGGATGGCGACACACACGAGGGGTACCTCCCGCTGGACGGCCGAGGCCGAGCGGGTGCTCGATCTCTTGACCGCGCTCGGCACCACGATCTTCCGCCAGGTCGTGTGGCAGAAGGCGACGGACCTGACGTTCGCCCAGTCGCAGGTCCTCTTCTACGTCGCCGCGCACCCCGGCTGCCACATGGGCGACGTCGCCAAGGCGTTCGGCGTCACCCTGCCCGCCGTCACCCACATCGTGGACCGCCTCGAGCAGAAGGAGCTGCTGGTCCGTGGCGACCATCCGGCCGATCGCCGCATCTACGTCCTCGACCTCACGCGGACGGGCAAAGCCCTCGCCGAAGAGCTGCAGGCGCTGCGCGTCCGTGGCCTCGAGCGCGTGCTGGCCCGCATGTCGGCCGAGGACCGGCGGCGGGTCGTCGCCGGGCTGGAGGCGCTGATCGATGCGGCGGTGACCGCGCCCGAGGGTGACGCGAAGCCCGCCGCCGCCGCGAGAGGCAAGCGATGAACGCACGCGGCCTCGCCGCCGGCGGCGCCTGGTCGCTCGCCGCGAGCCTCCTCCTCGCCGGCTGCTCGGACGACGCGACCGGCAAGCCGTCGCGCGCCGCCGGGCCGCCGCCGGTGCCCGTGACCGCCGCCGACGCGGTCGAGC from Candidatus Methylomirabilota bacterium encodes:
- a CDS encoding MarR family transcriptional regulator, coding for MATHTRGTSRWTAEAERVLDLLTALGTTIFRQVVWQKATDLTFAQSQVLFYVAAHPGCHMGDVAKAFGVTLPAVTHIVDRLEQKELLVRGDHPADRRIYVLDLTRTGKALAEELQALRVRGLERVLARMSAEDRRRVVAGLEALIDAAVTAPEGDAKPAAAARGKR